The following proteins are encoded in a genomic region of Fervidobacterium pennivorans DSM 9078:
- a CDS encoding YceD family protein, producing MWKVNVKDLIKERRKVIEGTYAPEFVELHTGTYRVLHGGFKVKMVLTYADNKILLGGYARGYVEKPCDRCLKLSEMYIDGIIEAVYTFEKKPPSKNEELKDLTNEILLTGDIIDLEERIVEGIVSSAPDVFVCSPDCKGLCPYCGADLNEEPNHTCKAMEEEQVDPRFAKLLKIKHTQEG from the coding sequence ATGTGGAAAGTCAACGTGAAAGATTTAATAAAAGAACGACGAAAAGTTATTGAAGGGACATACGCTCCGGAATTCGTTGAACTACACACAGGAACGTATAGGGTTCTGCATGGTGGATTCAAAGTAAAAATGGTACTTACATATGCTGACAACAAGATATTACTTGGTGGATATGCACGTGGATATGTCGAAAAACCATGCGATAGATGTTTAAAACTTTCAGAAATGTACATTGACGGAATCATAGAAGCGGTGTATACTTTTGAGAAGAAACCACCTTCAAAAAATGAAGAACTGAAAGATTTGACTAACGAAATATTGTTGACTGGTGATATAATTGACCTTGAAGAACGTATCGTAGAAGGGATAGTCAGTAGCGCACCTGATGTTTTTGTTTGTAGTCCGGATTGTAAAGGTCTATGTCCATACTGCGGTGCGGATTTAAACGAAGAACCAAACCACACATGTAAGGCTATGGAGGAAGAGCAGGTAGACCCAAGATTCGCAAAATTACTGAAAATAAAGCATACACAGGAGGGATAA
- the rpmF gene encoding 50S ribosomal protein L32, whose translation MAVPKQKRSRSRTHHKRAKIYRAFSVAVTTCPNCGAPKQPHRVCLNCGYYGKKQVFEVAK comes from the coding sequence ATGGCTGTACCAAAGCAGAAACGTTCAAGAAGCAGAACACATCACAAAAGGGCAAAGATTTACAGAGCTTTTAGCGTTGCGGTAACGACCTGTCCAAATTGTGGAGCACCAAAACAACCACACAGAGTTTGCTTGAACTGCGGCTACTACGGAAAGAAGCAGGTGTTTGAGGTAGCAAAATGA
- the plsX gene encoding phosphate acyltransferase PlsX, with the protein MIRVALDVMGGDKAPEEIKAGALMFAEEVKSSKKAVHLVLIGTEDAISDLKNHKLADYFTLEIVKDYLPMDIKPTDALRRKESSMYVGAQLLKERKVDAFVSAGNTGALLACATLVVGRIEGIDRPALAVPIPSLNGFTVLIDGGANAEVRPDYLIQFAAMGVEYARILGKHSPKVGLLNVGTEENKGTDMHKLAYQMLKEKLGPMFHGNVEGNDINLGTVDVVVTDGFTGNVAMKTMEGVAKLISQTIKDEAKKSIDGIIGALIFSRVLKKLKEKLDPRTYGGTFFLGVNGIVVKAHGNSDRIAIKNALKVAVQGIEKQLIKNLEAQLARWK; encoded by the coding sequence ATGATACGAGTAGCATTGGATGTAATGGGTGGAGACAAAGCGCCGGAAGAAATAAAAGCCGGCGCTTTAATGTTTGCAGAAGAGGTTAAAAGTTCTAAGAAAGCAGTTCACTTAGTGCTTATCGGAACGGAAGATGCGATATCTGACTTGAAAAATCATAAACTGGCGGATTATTTCACGTTGGAAATAGTCAAAGACTACTTACCGATGGACATAAAACCCACTGACGCCCTACGAAGAAAAGAAAGCTCCATGTATGTTGGTGCCCAACTTTTAAAAGAGCGCAAAGTTGATGCTTTTGTCAGTGCAGGAAACACAGGAGCGTTGTTAGCCTGTGCAACCCTTGTGGTCGGAAGGATTGAAGGAATAGACCGGCCTGCGTTAGCCGTTCCTATTCCTTCTCTCAACGGCTTTACGGTCTTGATAGACGGTGGTGCAAACGCAGAAGTACGCCCAGACTACTTGATTCAATTTGCAGCAATGGGTGTTGAATACGCAAGAATACTTGGCAAACATTCACCTAAAGTTGGATTACTAAACGTCGGAACGGAAGAGAACAAGGGAACAGATATGCATAAATTGGCTTACCAGATGTTGAAAGAGAAATTAGGTCCTATGTTCCACGGAAATGTTGAGGGGAACGACATAAATCTTGGAACTGTTGATGTTGTAGTCACCGACGGTTTTACAGGAAACGTTGCGATGAAAACAATGGAGGGTGTTGCAAAATTAATCTCTCAAACAATAAAAGATGAGGCAAAGAAAAGCATAGATGGTATCATAGGTGCGCTTATTTTCTCCAGGGTACTGAAAAAGCTGAAAGAAAAATTGGATCCTAGAACCTATGGCGGGACGTTCTTTTTAGGAGTCAACGGGATAGTTGTAAAAGCTCACGGTAATTCCGACAGAATTGCTATTAAAAACGCATTGAAAGTAGCAGTTCAAGGAATTGAAAAACAATTAATTAAAAACTTGGAAGCCCAATTAGCGAGGTGGAAATAA